A stretch of Coccidioides posadasii str. Silveira chromosome 2, complete sequence DNA encodes these proteins:
- the YKT6 gene encoding palmitoyltransferase (BUSCO:419048at4751~EggNog:ENOG410PFNM~COG:U~BUSCO:13355at33183): MKIFYIGIIRNETRPAVELCREMDLSSFSRFTRDSYGEFMTLFSKTVAERTRPGQRQDVEEKSYTFHAYGRTEGIAGIIISDADYPGLVAHQLLSKVVDEFLAKYPRTAFAAPDVGNLPFPQLKEYITKYQDPSQADSIMKIQKELDETKIVLHKTIESVLERGEKIDSLVAKSDGLSAQSKMFYGQAKKQNTCCVVM, encoded by the exons ATGAAGATATTCTACATCGGA ATTATTCGCAACGAAACCAGGCCGGCCGTGGAGCTGTGCCGTGAGATGGATCTCAGCAGTTTCTCTCGATTCACAAGAGACAG CTACGGCGAATTCATGACCCTTTTCTCCAAAACAGTCGCCGAACGAACCCGCCCCGGCCAACGACAAGACGTCGAGGAGAAATCATACACCTTCCATGCCTACGGCCGGACCGAAGGTATAGCAGGTATTATAATCTCCGACGCAGATTACCCCGGCCTTGTTGCACATCAGCTTCTTTCCAAAGTCGTGGACGAGTTCCTTGCCAAATACCCCCGCACTGCATTCGCCGCCCCTGACGTCGGCAATCTTCCCTTCCCCCAGTTGAAGGAATACATCACCAAGTACCAGGACCCTAGCCAGGCTGATAGTATCATGAAGATTCAGAAGGAGCTGGATGAGACAAAGATTGTGCTACACAAGACAATTGAAAGTGTGTTGGAGAGAGGTGAGAAGATTGACAGTTTGGTCGCAAAGAGCGACGGCTTAAGTGCACAGAGCAAGATGTTCTACGGCCAGGCGAAAAAGCAAAACACATGCTGTGTGGTTATGTGA
- a CDS encoding uncharacterized protein (EggNog:ENOG410PIDH~BUSCO:6008at33183): protein MIMSQAPTDVRSVGTCVSAVMTSFLDASKLVERMKTANGTGTDEELLDFENSLLLGPPVIQGQYDQNFRRFGDAYEVGDQTAREGLKDIVINLQLTLLATLRMALLDNTHPDLAAMLAASDNARLDALMCLYRLGERMALGPPQLNPSSSLPTKPSSSTVGSQSMQRIPSPPLNIRRPMVGPGFETTPRDPHRLSTSQSVSSYDTRNHHLPPISPASEMSLVTPISPFSLVAKDHTQFRDARTPSLDSSVGGSFTGTRYQHPTINHPSRLPELDPSIPPIHEAGAQSNSIYSDSVYSEKSSRPLIASRPSNGGDISSVLGPIRHGPYGRGGSSQENVLAEQNAPSPRSGSLLSGLHGRRKRISASSDEKDTPGPGSRSIFSFTRRPHPVQTGPAQTAPVGPPVTAVGTENLLQAGLYLPSEENKFAGFCKGAWRLQNGIKKSFRVDLRPSGMYKQISTWRCTKCHFEGPMGQTPTISRNSPSAPIRGFARTSPLVGNSSQDFDQRVRLHGPSGIRYRWSFLAKSHFPIKSSPKANDGTGGRFGCIYCCVEQQGPAPVFADIDTFMQHLRLHAGSAGLADARATREPPQALLDWTKCIVGRVATEEEGFDINIPKVVVEMGD, encoded by the exons ATGATCATGTCACAGGCGCCGACGGATGTGCGGTCAGTTGGAACATGCGTTTCTGCTG TGATGACCTCGTTCCTAGACGCCTCTAAGCTTGTGGAGCGCATGAAGACCGCAAACGGCACAGGAACGGACGAGGAACTGCTTGATTTCGAGAACTCCCTTCTACTTGGACCGCCCGTTATCCAAGGCCAGTATGACCAGAACTTTCGCCGCTTTGGAGACGCCTACGAGGTGGGGGATCAGACAGCTCGAGAAGGCCTCAAAGATATTGTCATAAATCTACAGTTGACACTCCTTGCTACCCTGCGCATGGCGCTGCTGGACAATACTCATCCGGATTTAGCCGCTATGCTGGCTGCGTCGGACAATGCCCGCCTCGATGCCCTTATGTGTTTGTATAGGCTGGGGGAACGCATGGCTCTGGGCCCCCCGCAGCTAAATCCGTCATCATCGCTCCCCACGAAACCATCGAGTTCAACTGTGGGATCGCAATCCATGCAGCGAATCCCATCTCCTCCGCTAAATATTAGACGGCCGATGGTAGGTCCAGGTTTTGAGACCACGCCGCGAGATCCACATCGACTATCAACATCGCAGAGTGTTTCATCGTACGATACGAGGAATCACCACCTGCCTCCTATTTCTCCGGCCAGCGAGATGTCACTTGTTACCCCAATATCGCCGTTTAGCCTTGTGGCCAAGGATCACACACAGTTCCGGGATGCCAGGACACCGAGTCTGGATTCCTCAGTTGGAGGCTCCTTTACGGGGACTCGTTACCAGCACCCGACAATAAACCATCCTAGTAGACTCCCCGAATTAGATCCTTCAATCCCGCCCATTCATGAAGCAGGGGCCCAATCAAACAGTATTTACAGCGATAGTGTGTATAGCGAAAAGTCCTCTCGCCCGTTGATAGCATCCAGGCCCAGCAATGGAGGAGATATATCTTCAGTACTAGGTCCCATTCGACATGGGCCATACGGAAGAGGGGGCAGCTCTCAGGAAAATGTCTTAGCTGAACAGAATGCCCCTTCCCCCCGCTCTGGCTCGCTCTTGTCAGGCCTGCATGGCCGTAGGAAGCGAATATCTGCTTCTTCGGACGAAAAGGACACACCTGGGCCCGGTTCCCGCTCAATTTTCAGCTTTACACGACGGCCCCACCCCGTTCAAACTGGGCCAGCTCAAACCGCTCCGGTGGGGCCGCCTGTAACTGCCGTGGGAACGGAAAATCTCCTTCAAGCAGGTCTCTATTTACCAAGTGAAGAAAACAAATTCGCCGGTTTCTGCAAAGGTGCTTGGAGGCTGCAAAACGGAATTAAAAAGTCTTTCCGCGTTGATCTGAGGCCATCTGGCATGTACAAACAGATTTCCACCTGGAGATGCACAAAATGCCACTTTGAAGGCCCCATGGGCCAGACTCCTACTATCAGTCGCAATTCTCCCTCCGCACCCATCCGAGGATTCGCTCGCACCTCTCCCCTGGTGGGAAACTCTTCGCAAGATTTTGATCAGAGAGTGCGTCTCCACGGTCCCAGCGGAATCCGCTACCGGTGGTCCTTCCTGGCGAAAAGCCATTTTCCGATAAAAAGTAGCCCGAAAGCCAATGATGGCACAGGCGGCCGTTTCGGGTGCATATACTGCTGCGTGGAGCAGCAAGGGCCTGCGCCGGTGTTTGCAGATATAGATACATTCATGCAGCACTTGCGGCTTCATGCCGGATCGGCCGGGCTCGCTGATGCGAGAGCGACGCGAGAACCGCCCCAGGCACTGTTGGATTGGACGAAGTGTATCGTGGGTCGAGTTGCGACGGAAGAGGAGGGATTTGATATCAATATTCCCAAAGTAGTGGTGGAGATGGGGGATTGA
- a CDS encoding uncharacterized protein (EggNog:ENOG410PR1M), with product MASQYSLADYDSDEERAKYPQVPEDNLASAALFCVNMLESKNINYALFGGFAIRLLGGKRDTRNVDILFQGNIKDIWSIVETQHRLVIPSSRLTTDILKVLVHTGPGYDSCDVQVPVAVTLIESGINQPSIRYRGSPKSLATNRLLSSVDTIAGHRPIYVLGVFDIINVKLAAFMHDRLDKDKEDLLFLMRKYPEKVCTRIKDLDQEAATIFMDSLPDDVRPELTEEIFNFKIHGVTPMSHREYFGSP from the exons ATGGCATCACAATACAGCCTGGCCGATTACGACTCTGACGAGGAACGCGCCAAATACCCCCAAGTCCCGGAAGATAATCTCGCATCTGCCGCTCTGTTCTGTGTGAATATGCTTGAATCCAAGAACATCAACTATGCACTCTTCGGCGGCTTTGCCATTCGCCTGCTGGGAGGAAAACGGGACACCCGCAATGTAGACATCCTGTTCCAGGGAAACATAAAGGATATATGGAGCATTGTGGAGACGCAACATCG TCTGGTTATCCCTAGCAGCAGATTGACCACCGATATTCTCAAAGTCCTTGTTCATACTGGCCCTGGTTATGACTCGTGTGATGTACAAGTGCCGGTTGCGGTGACCCTCATTGAATCCGGTATAAATCAACCTTCCATCA GATATCGAGGAAGTCCAAAAAGTTTGGCAACCAATCGGCTTCTCTCTAGTGTTGACACCATTGCGGGGCACCGGCCGATCTATGTCCTTGGAGTTTTTGACATCATCAACGTCAAGCTGGCCGCCTTCATGCATGATCGTCTGGATAAAGACAAAGAGGATCTTTTGTTCCTCATGCGGAAATATCCCGAAAAGGTTTGCACAAGAATCAAAGACCTCGATCAGGAGGCAGCTACCATCTTTATGGACTCGCTTCCTGACGACGTTCGCCCTGAGCTTACCgaagagatttttaatttCAAAATTCATGGAGTGACTCCAATGTCTCATCGAGAATATTTTGGTTCTCCTTGA
- a CDS encoding uncharacterized protein (EggNog:ENOG410PKHV~COG:U~BUSCO:12462at33183): MSTSLEAKIVVLGAQGVGKTSLVQRYVKNSFSPTTTASTVGASFVTKRVLDSTSDTIVRLQIWDTAGQERFRSISRLYYRGANAGLLCYDITDENSFQEMTGWLGELKGNLGEDNPIIIHVVGTKSDIVADDPSKRKVPFEKTIAYVAEQLYPSQASTPPPSSGMGMLGASAATASNTHGPESKRSSGFWGQDIGWDCCHEISAKDGEGIEEVFRVITRKLVEQRNKKVEAETTQRRNVRGRERPSTSGDGIAADGNADKRRSWLGFPPTLVLHDERTDDEPDGFPKRKQGKCC, translated from the exons ATGAGTACCAGCCTCGAGGCCAAGATCGTCGTCCTCGGTGCTCAAG GCGTTGGAAAGACCTCCCTCGTTCAACGTTATGTCAAGAATTCCTTCAGTCCGACCACCACCGCGTCCACGGTAGGTGCGTCGTTTGTCACTAAACGTGTCCTCGATTCTACTTCCGACACCATTGTGAGACTACAAATCTGGGATACTGCGGGCCAGGAGCGTTTCCGCAGCATATCCCGGCTATATTATCGTGGGGCCAATGCCGGCCTCCTTTGCTATGATATTACGGATGAGAACAGTTTCCAGGAGATGACAGGTTGGCTAGGCGAGCTCAAAGGGAATCTGGGAGAGGATAATCCGATCATCATCCATGTCGTGGGCACTAAATCTGACATTGTAGCCGATGATCCGAGTAAACGAAAAGTCCCCTTTGAGAAGACCATAGCATATGTGGCCGAACAGCTCTACCCATCACAAGCGTCCACTCCTCCGCCCAGCTCCGGAATGGGGATGCTAGGTGCCTCGGCCGCTACGGCGTCCAACACCCATGGCCCGGAAAGCAAACGCAGCAGCGGGTTCTGGGGCCAGGATATCGGCTGGGATTGCTGCCACGAGATAAGTGCCAAAGATGGAGAGGGTATTGAGGAGGTATTTCGAGTCATTACCCGGAAACTTGTCGAGCAGAGAAACAAGAAAGTTGAAGCGGAGACAACACAGCGAAGAAACGTTCGCGGGCGCGAGAGGCCCTCGACATCCGGTGATGGCATCGCGGCCGATGGCAACGCAGACAAACGACGGAGCTGGTTGGGTTTCCCGCCGACTCTAGTCTTACATGATGAACGCACAGATGATGAGCCTGATGGATTTCCAAAGCGAAAGCAAGGAAAATGCTGCTGA
- a CDS encoding uncharacterized protein (EggNog:ENOG410PUNJ~COG:S~TransMembrane:7 (i22-42o88-111i444-470o562-583i604-622o668-693i1040-1059o)) has translation MDVWTDCRFVPFSRFILFRQQVEILITSVTVFMVLGAFWGQVEYRGCQLMPWLLMSRAPVAASDGLLLDYLSPWNIESLYRSVRRRHYLVSLVIAGTLLVNGMAIVSTSFFELRDVPIKRSASLRLTHDFNFRLDNFRPPDVTTIPHMRAMGIALNGSDLPFGILANHVFPPLQEDGPFRPDNFTLGDNREIEAEVDVLTVKVQCENATMEATKNQSEYTLSMKSGSCSTGPLPQQVTQYTVFRGVNATFVGFPSLCDGKRLHFPQDEDQYTDAYWRIWVYIPRHDPNGLYLNATIGSGKTAERGAGKFAFTCAFCTPYLDIARVPVKLSRSSDGISIITDIDMKKQRPLSPSSPPALDVNAGALLYGAWISMLKADGNGWSLLGRRSGDREAFYDPALLSQELGRGLESSAIQVARDQLLQPVDRHIKGTTERTESRLFVRQLSFGLMIGFLSVLIIISVVIDCFYLPLSVCSRDPSSIGGLATILARSPKLMATLRNMNLKWPSEMKELLAGCEHRTCINVGREFQIEVHDQRTSHAQVSKSGTDSTPRWWRPVSARPPVYILTFVLPLVVIATIEVLLHISNTRRGIAPVGGRENGRDQPWAYVPAIVMFCIRVLYQMMEANVRTFQPFHCLARGRARANASVLENQHRKITAWAILDSLGKRQWALVASAVALLLAGALPITVSGLYAVNNLPYPTDISLVQRSTWNVSSYKQHLDHSKYLDLRSKDLTPGRILYLNMSYPQWTYADLAFPKLSLPRTDDNGTSNLTPGYIQARLPAWRPNLNCDGEIPASDYKLSWSHDDDDGLLRWDVEINSTRGACSFSLHEKGVGAPKYFSDWFNLTQNVAYEGNPADCPTLLYLFGNQVETRMLKCRPQIQEVDVDVRLEPRSLMINPNHPPSIVPGSARPPLDDFMAYSNGTMVPIPFLPGPGYFDPDFIAVQAPRKEYRIDFFTTAAIWGAGGIPADELLSDTGKLSAALTRIYGIVIAQRINDNWHIPFGSDTTTTAPDGENNSPTNFPAKLIGHGDYLVQSRLSTRLLDAFLLCMVILAVTSTLLMNTKNILPKNPCSIAAVASLLAGSRVVEDPRIIPQGAEWWDDKELVKRGVFVGWRFSMRWWVRRRQGPVADDGGDGNGVERERERFNGEGDGLLEEEKVFGIDVHDRESA, from the coding sequence ATGGACGTATGGACCGACTGCAGGTTTGTTCCTTTTTCTAGGTTTATTCTTTTCAGGCAACAGGTTGAGATTCTAATAACGTCCGTGACAGTGTTTATGGTCCTGGGCGCCTTTTGGGGCCAGGTCGAATACCGCGGGTGCCAGTTAATGCCATGGTTGCTGATGTCGCGCGCTCCAGTTGCCGCATCTGATGGGCTTCTGCTTGATTACCTCTCTCCCTGGAACATTGAGTCCCTCTATAGGTCGGTCCGGAGACGTCACTACCTGGTTTCTTTAGTCATTGCTGGTACACTGCTGGTCAATGGAATGGCAATTGTGTCGACAAGCTTTTTCGAGCTCCGCGACGTCCCCATCAAACGTTCCGCTTCTCTCCGCCTTACCCATGATTTCAATTTCCGCCTTGACAATTTCAGGCCTCCCGATGTGACAACCATCCCGCACATGAGGGCCATGGGAATAGCGCTAAACGGCTCCGATCTGCCCTTTGGAATCCTTGCCAATCATGTATTTCCCCCCTTGCAGGAAGACGGCCCTTTTCGCCCCGACAACTTTACTTTGGGTGACAATCGCGAAATCGAGGCCGAGGTGGACGTGCTCACCGTGAAGGTCCAGTGTGAAAATGCGACCATGGAGGCCACCAAGAATCAATCCGAGTATACTCTCTCCATGAAGTCTGGCTCTTGTTCAACCGGCCCATTGCCTCAGCAGGTTACTCAATATACGGTTTTTCGGGGTGTTAACGCAACCTTCGTAGGTTTTCCCTCCCTGTGTGACGGAAAACGATTGCATTTTCCCCAAGACGAGGATCAGTATACGGACGCATACTGGCGCATATGGGTCTATATTCCGCGTCATGACCCCAATGGTTTGTATCTGAACGCGACCATAGGTTCCGGGAAAACAGCGGAACGCGGGGCTGGGAAATTCGCATTCACCTGTGCTTTCTGTACGCCCTACCTTGACATAGCCCGCGTTCCAGTGAAGCTGTCACGAAGTTCCGACGGCATTTCCATCATAACCGACATTGACATGAAGAAACAGCGTCCGCTGTCTCCTAGTTCCCCCCCGGCATTGGACGTCAACGCCGGCGCCCTTTTGTATGGTGCATGGATCTCTATGTTAAAAGCTGACGGCAATGGATGGAGCCTATTGGGGCGTCGGTCAGGAGATAGAGAGGCTTTTTATGATCCAGCGCTCCTGTCCCAAGAGCTGGGACGTGGTCTTGAGTCTAGTGCGATCCAAGTGGCCAGAGATCAATTACTCCAGCCTGTAGACCGCCACATCAAAGGAACGACGGAACGGACGGAAAGTCGCCTCTTTGTCCGTCAGTTGTCATTTGGTCTGATGATCGGCTTTCTTTCAGTGCTTATCATCATCTCCGTAGTTATTGACTGCTTTTATCTCCCACTCTCTGTCTGCAGCCGCGATCCGAGCTCTATTGGCGGCCTTGCGACAATCTTGGCACGAAGTCCCAAGTTGATGGCCACTCTTCGAAATATGAATCTGAAATGGCCCTCGGAGATGAAGGAACTGTTGGCCGGGTGTGAGCATCGTACCTGCATAAACGTGGGTAGGGAATTCCAGATTGAAGTACATGACCAGCGGACCTCCCACGCGCAGGTATCCAAGAGCGGCACAGATAGCACACCCCGCTGGTGGCGTCCTGTGTCCGCAAGACCACCGGTCTACATCCTTACTTTTGTCCTCCCCCTTGTTGTAATTGCTACTATCGAAGTATTGCTCCATATATCTAACACAAGACGAGGAATCGCGCCGGTGGGAGGAAGAGAGAATGGTAGGGATCAGCCCTGGGCATACGTCCCCGCCATAGTTATGTTTTGCATCCGTGTTCTTTACCAAATGATGGAGGCAAACGTCAGGACATTTCAACCTTTCCATTGCCTTGCACGCGGAAGGGCACGCGCAAATGCGAGCGTTTTGGAAAACCAACATCGCAAAATAACTGCATGGGCGATCCTTGATTCCCTTGGCAAGCGACAGTGGGCGTTAGTAGCCAGTGCCGTTGCACTCCTCCTAGCGGGCGCGCTACCTATCACCGTGTCCGGTCTTTATGCGGTGAACAATTTGCCTTATCCCACTGACATATCCCTGGTTCAACGCAGCACCTGGAACGTTAGTTCCTACAAACAACACCTTGACCATTCCAAGTACTTAGACCTTCGTTCCAAGGACCTTACACCTGGGAGGATTCTCTATCTGAACATGTCATATCCACAATGGACATATGCAGACCTGGCATTCCCGAAATTGTCTCTTCCGAGGACCGATGACAATGGCACGTCCAACTTGACTCCCGGGTACATACAAGCTCGACTCCCAGCCTGGCGCCCCAACCTCAATTGCGATGGCGAGATTCCAGCATCTGATTACAAACTCTCGTGGTCTCACGATGACGACGACGGCCTGCTCCGTTGGGATGTGGAGATTAATAGTACCAGAGGGGCATGCTCGTTCTCACTCCATGAGAAGGGGGTTGGAGCCCCcaaatacttctctgactGGTTCAATCTGACCCAGAATGTGGCCTATGAAGGGAATCCAGCAGACTGCCCGACATTATTATATCTGTTTGGCAACCAAGTTGAAACCCGCATGTTGAAATGCCGTCCACAAATCCAGGAAGTCGACGTTGACGTCCGGTTGGAGCCACGATCCTTGATGATCAATCCTAACCACCCCCCTTCCATTGTCCCCGGATCCGCTAGACCGCCTTTGGATGATTTCATGGCTTATTCAAATGGTACTATGGTGCCAATCCCATTCCTCCCAGGGCCAGGCTATTTTGACCCGGACTTCATCGCTGTCCAAGCACCAAGAAAGGAATACCGTATCGATTTCTTCACAACGGCTGCTATATGGGGCGCGGGCGGGATTCCCGCAGACGAACTATTATCCGACACAGGCAAACTTTCTGCCGCACTCACGCGCATTTATGGCATTGTCATCGCCCAGCGTATTAATGATAACTGGCACATACCGTTCGGGTCAGATACCACTACTACAGCACCAGATGGCGAAAATAACTCCCCCACAAACTTCCCGGCCAAACTAATCGGCCACGGCGACTACCTCGTCCAAAGCCGTCTCTCCACCCGTCTCCTCGACGCGTTCCTTCTGTGCATGGTGATCCTAGCCGTCACTTCCACATTGCTCATGAACACGAAGAACATCCTGCCCAAGAACCCATGCAGCATTGCAGCCGTCGCGAGCCTGCTGGCTGGATCTCGGGTAGTCGAGGACCCGCGGATCATTCCGCAGGGCGCAGAGTGGTGGGATGATAAGGAGTTGGTAAAGAGGGGGGTTTTCGTGGGCTGGAGGTTTTCGATGAGATGGTGGGTTAGGAGGAGGCAGGGGCCTGTGGCTGATGATGGAGGCGATGGTAACGGTGTggaaagggagagagaaagaTTCAACGGGGAGGGTGATGGCCttttggaagaagagaaggtgTTTGGGATCGATGTGCACGATAGGGAGAGTGCCTAA
- a CDS encoding uncharacterized protein (EggNog:ENOG410PM4T~COG:O), protein MPNMPNQLCDVLSATIPPSHVGNRPQGLICELKTYEARYVASGQRRLLQVNKQKRGLDTNELERDHDSALILTRYYTFDKELDVTELEIRSPHMKAALQKVLIDYPGINPHANKLVIRDLPKCIFHYRKELQEYGKSLEDANAREHISFLLQYMISTLGKEIRSYADFRAAPPGSHSLEFCNLWMVFRPGDILYRQCFDSPIQCFMLKSMDKKRSTTCPNVNCTHTEWSISASFIDRDGQNLGYCMIQTTIKPYNGYKRLEDLEIFPLEYHRDCEAIRESQVARGKKFVGLQGVNHRQYTGNAIQLFSPGKTGLFEDGRCFINSRIITDSGTFGLAKPSLKTKLQFPMLDHHLGLSDDEYLICSAFVPGFSLANKLWCYFRVDAIEDVKYNSEAFESLLLPASQKEMILALVKAHADPRLTFDDVIVGKGRGFICLLHGAPGTGKTLTAESVADYTKRPLYTISSGELGAESTVVHANLCAALHLATTWNAIVLIDEADVFLEQRSQRDLKRNGLVSVFLRILEYYRGIMFLTTNRISSFDTAFKSRIHMSIKYYGLTPSSRRDLWMTFAKKASSLSNDSETLAWMDDQYLDMLGEKALNGREIKNLMQTAHAMAVSEGAPIGRKYVDKALKVQEEFEHDFTEDGFPASHKRLRVE, encoded by the exons ATGCCTAACATGCCAAATCAGCTTTGCGATGTGCTGAGTGCGACAATCCCACCAAGCCATGTTGGAAATCGACCTCAAGGACTGATTTGCGAGCTCAAGACATACGAAGCGCGTTATGTGGCTTCTGGTCAACGCAGACTCCTCCAAGTTAACAAGCAGAAGCGTGGACTGGATACTAACGAACTGGAGCGCGACCATGATTCCGCTTTGATCCTCACGCGATATTACACTTTCGATAAAGAACTTGATGTTACAGAGCTAGAGATCAGGTCGCCACACATGAAAGCTGCACTTCAAAAAGTCCTCATCGATTATCCCGGGATCAATCCACACGCTAATAAACTTGTGATCCGCGACCTTCCGAAATGCATTTTCCACTATCGCAAGGAGCTTCAGGAGTATGGGAAATCTCTTGAGGATGCTAATGCGAGAGAGCATATAAGCTTCTTACTTCAATACATGATTTCAACTCTAGGGAAGGAAATACGTAGCTATGCCGACTTTAGGGCTGCCCCGCCAGGCTCACATAGCCTAGAATTTTGCAACCTGTGGATGGTATTCCGCCCCGGTGATATCCTGTATCGGCAGTGTTTTGATTCACCCATTCAATGTTTCATGTTGAAGTCCATGGACAAGAAAAGGTCTACGACATGCCCTAATGTTAACTGTACCCATACGGAATGGTCGATTTCAGCATCATTCATAGACCGGGATGGGCAAAATCTTGGATACTGCATGATACAGACCACAATCAAACCATATAATGGTTACAAACGTCTTGAAGACCTGGAGATTTTTCCTTTGGAATATCATCGAGATTGCGAAGCTATCCGGGAGTCGCAGGTTGCAAGAGGGAAGAAGTTTGTCGGCTTACAGGGGGTCAACCATCGCCAATATACAGGCAATGCTATACAATTGTTCTCACCGGGGAAAACAGGACTTTTTGAAGACGGAAGATGTTTT ATAAATAGCAGGATCATAACTGACAGCGGTACATTCGGTCTTGCTAAACCATCCCTAAAAACAAAGCTACAATTTCCAATGCTCGATCATCATCTGGGGCTTTCTGACGACGAATACTTAATATGCTCAGCATTTGTTCCTGGATTTTCCCTCGCTAACAAATTGTGGTGCTATTTCCGTGTTGATGCAATCGAAGATGTGAAATACAATTCCGAGGCATTTGAGTCCTTGCTTTTGCCAGCGTCTCAAAAGGAAATGATCCTTGCACTGGTCAAAGCACACGCAGACCCGAGGTTAACCTTCGACGATGTGATTGtaggaaaaggaagaggcTTCATTTGTCTGCTGCACGGTGCACCGGGTACTGGGAAAACCCTCACAGCAG AAAGTGTTGCGGATTATACTAAGCGGCCTTTGTACACCATCAGCAGTGGTGAGTTAGGTGCAGAAAGCACGGTTGTGCACGCCAACCTATGTGCTGCACTTCACTTGGCCACGACCTGGAATGCTATAGTTCTTATTGACGAAGCAGATGTCTTCTTGGAACAACGGAGCCAAAGAGACCTTAAGCGGAACGGTCTTGTCTCAG TTTTCCTCCGCATCCTCGAATACTACCGAGGTATAATGTTTCTCACCACAAACCGCATCAGTAGCTTCGATACAGCATTCAAATCTCGGATTCATATGTCAATAAAATATTACGGTTTAACACCTTCCTCACGACGCGATCTTTGGATGACTTTTGCGAAGAAAGCCTCATCATTATCAAATGACTCTGAAACACTGGCATGGATGGATGATCAGTATCTGGATATGTTGGGCGAGAAAGCTTTGAATGGCCGCGAGATTAAGAACCTAATGCAGACAGCTCATGCCATGGCTGTTAGTGAAGGCGCACCAATTGGGAGGAAATATGTTGACAAGGCGTTGAAAGTCCAAGAAGAGTTTGAGCATGACTTCACAGAAGATGGGTTCCCTGCCTCACATAAACGGCTAAGGGTAGAATAG